One Mycolicibacterium pulveris genomic region harbors:
- a CDS encoding class I adenylate-forming enzyme family protein, producing MSGASALLHHAQQRADRLRSRYRAGGFWSEQPLDLVRRTAERYPTRSALLTRGAELTYAELDERVDRASHALREAGVGAATPLVVVAGNDIGSAVAVHAAVRVDAVVLLVPRSAGPTQIADIVARTGARYGVAPEWPPTGEAELRDACRWIDILSARDASPPARPMRPADEPSFVLYTSGTTSRPKGVIHSLSTLAKASANYIAAAGLGADDRIFLISPLASVTGVLQALFIGPMLAVPVVLEDRWDPVATCDLLLASEATWYGGPDRLLDRLLDEAVARGKDVPLRAVYLGGTMLDRRIVERVEDDFGIVVMRAYGSSEVPVSTSGLRTESRAVRHADDGVALQDVDIRVGSAGDPAECCIKGPHAFLGYTDSEDDADAFDGDWFRTGDVAEMTGNRVRIIGRIKDIIIRNGMKIPAAEVEEAVAAISGVRDCAAYSVPDATTGERLAVAMVLDDGVRLALADVAEVLMAGGLPKYKLPEELVFWDEPLPLNANGKVQRNSLDAGSKGRPRVVADRLA from the coding sequence ATGAGTGGGGCCAGCGCGCTGCTGCACCATGCACAGCAGCGAGCGGACCGTCTGCGCTCCCGATATCGGGCCGGCGGCTTCTGGTCGGAACAGCCGCTCGATCTCGTGCGGCGTACCGCTGAGCGGTATCCGACGCGGTCGGCGCTGCTCACCCGTGGGGCGGAGTTGACCTACGCGGAACTCGACGAACGGGTCGATCGCGCGTCGCACGCACTGCGTGAGGCCGGCGTCGGCGCAGCGACCCCGCTGGTCGTGGTGGCAGGCAATGACATCGGCTCCGCCGTCGCGGTGCACGCCGCCGTCCGGGTCGACGCGGTGGTGCTGCTCGTGCCGCGCAGCGCGGGGCCGACGCAGATCGCCGACATCGTCGCGCGGACCGGGGCCCGATACGGGGTGGCTCCCGAGTGGCCACCCACGGGTGAGGCGGAGTTGCGCGACGCCTGCCGATGGATCGACATCTTGAGCGCGCGGGATGCTTCGCCGCCGGCCAGGCCGATGCGGCCCGCGGACGAACCGTCCTTCGTCCTCTACACGTCCGGCACGACGTCGCGGCCCAAGGGGGTCATCCATTCGTTGAGCACGTTGGCCAAGGCGTCGGCGAACTACATCGCCGCGGCCGGCCTCGGTGCCGACGACCGCATCTTTCTCATCAGCCCGCTCGCCTCGGTCACCGGTGTGCTGCAGGCGTTGTTCATCGGGCCGATGCTCGCCGTGCCCGTGGTGCTAGAAGACCGCTGGGATCCCGTCGCCACCTGTGATCTTCTGTTGGCGTCGGAGGCGACGTGGTACGGCGGACCGGACCGGCTTCTGGACCGGCTGCTCGACGAGGCGGTCGCCCGCGGGAAGGACGTGCCGCTGCGCGCGGTGTATCTCGGCGGAACCATGCTCGACCGGCGCATCGTCGAACGGGTCGAGGACGATTTCGGAATCGTCGTCATGCGAGCGTACGGATCCTCAGAGGTGCCGGTCAGCACGTCAGGGCTGCGAACCGAGAGCAGAGCGGTGCGTCACGCCGATGATGGTGTGGCACTGCAGGATGTCGACATCCGGGTCGGATCCGCGGGCGACCCGGCCGAGTGCTGCATCAAGGGTCCGCATGCGTTCCTGGGTTACACGGACAGCGAGGACGACGCCGACGCATTCGACGGGGACTGGTTCCGGACCGGCGATGTGGCCGAGATGACCGGGAACCGGGTGCGCATCATCGGGCGCATCAAGGACATCATCATCCGCAACGGCATGAAGATCCCGGCGGCGGAGGTCGAGGAGGCGGTGGCCGCCATCTCCGGTGTGCGGGACTGCGCGGCGTATTCCGTACCCGACGCGACCACCGGGGAGCGGCTCGCGGTGGCCATGGTGCTCGACGACGGTGTTCGACTGGCGCTGGCCGACGTCGCCGAGGTGCTGATGGCGGGGGGCCTGCCGAAGTACAAGCTGCCCGAGGAACTGGTGTTCTGGGACGAGCCGTTACCGCTCAACGCCAACGGCAAGGTGCAACGCAACTCGCTGGATGCAGGTTCGAAGGGGCGCCCGCGGGTCGTGGCCGATCGCCTCGCGTAG
- a CDS encoding HpcH/HpaI aldolase family protein, whose amino-acid sequence MVTTGDNGVNEIVESPFSVGYRELVPVSLRDALSGDRLVLCLALLNARTPDVPAIAAACGYDAVYVDLEHTSCSLETAQMLCVAALGAGIPALVRVPSHDPSVIARVLDGGAVGVIVPHVDSSREAQAIVDAARFPPVGHRSISGFNAVSGYAPRPATELTADLERRTVVAVMIETPDAVAACDQIAAVDGVDMILLGPSDLTAEMGIHGQYENEHFHRAVDSVAAACRAHGVALGVAGIKSLDLLKRFAGLGLRFISAGTDVGMMTEAATARAHALRELESDTASR is encoded by the coding sequence ATGGTTACCACAGGTGATAATGGCGTTAACGAGATAGTGGAATCCCCGTTCTCAGTCGGTTACCGTGAGTTGGTGCCGGTATCGCTGCGAGACGCCCTGAGCGGCGATCGTCTGGTGTTGTGTCTGGCGCTGCTCAACGCCCGTACCCCCGACGTTCCGGCGATCGCGGCCGCCTGTGGCTACGACGCCGTGTATGTCGACCTGGAGCACACTTCGTGCTCGCTCGAGACCGCGCAAATGCTGTGTGTCGCCGCCCTGGGTGCCGGCATCCCGGCGCTGGTTCGGGTGCCGTCGCACGACCCGAGTGTCATCGCCCGCGTCCTCGACGGTGGAGCGGTGGGAGTGATTGTGCCGCATGTTGACTCGAGTCGAGAAGCGCAGGCGATTGTCGACGCCGCGCGGTTTCCGCCCGTGGGTCACCGGTCCATCTCCGGATTCAACGCGGTGAGCGGCTATGCGCCGCGTCCTGCGACCGAGCTCACCGCTGACCTCGAACGCCGCACGGTGGTGGCGGTGATGATCGAAACGCCCGACGCGGTCGCGGCGTGCGACCAGATCGCGGCCGTGGACGGCGTGGACATGATTCTGCTGGGTCCCAGCGACCTGACCGCCGAGATGGGCATCCACGGGCAATATGAGAATGAGCATTTCCATCGTGCAGTAGACTCGGTCGCAGCGGCCTGTCGCGCACATGGTGTCGCGCTGGGAGTAGCCGGGATAAAGTCCCTTGACCTGCTGAAACGCTTCGCAGGGCTGGGGTTGCGCTTCATCTCGGCTGGAACCGACGTCGGGATGATGACCGAGGCGGCCACTGCCCGCGCGCACGCCCTGCGTGAGCTCGAGAGCGACACGGCGAGCCGATAA
- a CDS encoding Zn-ribbon domain-containing OB-fold protein: MGTPVGPNRPTVDIDSEAWWAAIQDRRLMVNRCGSCERNSLYVRPFCPHCWSEDVNLVPASGRSRLYTWSVIRQNAAPFDADLPYIVAMVDLEEGPRLMTVVTDCPVEQLCAGMQLELAFREDTDGFVVPVFRPLA; encoded by the coding sequence ATGGGCACACCCGTTGGCCCGAACCGGCCGACCGTCGACATCGACAGCGAGGCCTGGTGGGCCGCGATCCAGGACCGCAGGCTGATGGTAAACCGCTGCGGCTCATGTGAGCGAAACTCCTTGTATGTCCGCCCGTTCTGCCCCCACTGCTGGAGCGAGGATGTGAACCTGGTGCCCGCGAGCGGACGGTCACGCCTCTACACGTGGAGCGTGATCCGCCAGAACGCCGCACCTTTCGACGCGGACCTGCCCTACATCGTTGCGATGGTCGACCTCGAGGAAGGGCCCAGGCTGATGACCGTGGTCACCGACTGCCCGGTCGAACAACTGTGCGCGGGAATGCAACTCGAACTCGCCTTCCGCGAGGACACCGACGGATTCGTCGTACCGGTCTTCCGGCCGCTCGCATGA
- a CDS encoding hydroxyacid dehydrogenase: MRTRPRLVYERWTDPVAADILAGGDIEVVKLDLNASDEQGWAALESAHGYQVATRTDVASVADGAQWLAGQPLVERCRQLLAVCSAGAGYDVIDVEACTRAGIAVCNNSGPGAEAVAEHALGLMLDLAKKITAADRALRGGPLGDRLALRGTQLLGKTLGVVGLGAIGGRLVQLCAPFGMEVLVFDPYVDEKTATAKKVALVGLTELVERSDFVQVTCPLTEETRGLFGVREFAAMKPSAYFITTARGPVHDEAALYDALVNGGIAGAGLDVFHEEPPRQDNPLLRLDNVVATPHVAGITEEAARDIAVATATQWQTIFAGRMPPRLLNPEVWPRYCDRFHEILGIRPTARDTAAVE, encoded by the coding sequence ATGAGAACCCGCCCCCGGCTGGTCTACGAGAGATGGACCGACCCGGTCGCCGCAGACATCCTGGCCGGAGGTGACATCGAGGTCGTCAAGCTCGATCTCAACGCGTCTGACGAGCAGGGTTGGGCGGCACTGGAATCCGCACACGGATATCAGGTCGCCACCCGAACCGACGTCGCCTCCGTTGCCGACGGTGCGCAGTGGCTGGCGGGACAGCCGCTGGTGGAGCGTTGCCGGCAACTGCTCGCCGTGTGCTCGGCGGGCGCCGGCTACGACGTGATTGATGTCGAAGCGTGCACACGCGCGGGAATCGCGGTGTGCAACAACTCGGGTCCCGGCGCCGAGGCGGTGGCCGAACACGCGCTCGGACTGATGCTCGACCTGGCCAAGAAGATCACCGCGGCTGATCGGGCGCTGCGCGGCGGCCCGCTCGGTGATCGACTGGCGCTGCGGGGCACACAGTTGCTCGGCAAGACGCTCGGTGTCGTCGGCCTCGGTGCCATTGGCGGCCGGCTCGTTCAGTTGTGCGCGCCGTTCGGCATGGAGGTCCTGGTCTTCGACCCCTACGTCGACGAAAAGACCGCCACCGCTAAGAAAGTGGCGCTCGTGGGGCTCACCGAGCTGGTCGAGCGGTCGGACTTCGTTCAGGTCACCTGCCCGTTGACCGAAGAGACACGCGGGCTGTTCGGGGTTCGTGAGTTCGCCGCGATGAAGCCGTCGGCGTACTTCATCACCACCGCACGTGGGCCCGTGCATGACGAGGCGGCCCTGTACGACGCGTTGGTCAACGGCGGGATCGCCGGCGCGGGGCTCGACGTGTTTCACGAGGAGCCGCCGCGACAGGACAATCCGCTGCTGCGGCTCGACAACGTCGTCGCCACCCCGCACGTCGCGGGCATCACCGAGGAGGCGGCCCGCGACATCGCGGTCGCCACCGCCACGCAGTGGCAGACGATCTTCGCCGGGCGCATGCCACCTCGGCTGCTCAATCCCGAGGTGTGGCCGCGCTACTGTGATCGCTTCCATGAGATTCTGGGCATCCGCCCGACCGCCCGTGACACCGCAGCTGTGGAGTGA
- a CDS encoding enoyl-CoA hydratase/isomerase family protein, with amino-acid sequence MSNYDTVTFEVSGHTACVTLNRPEVLNAINDEMIAELAEVYAEIERSQDIWTVIVTGAGRALCVGADVNKAADHDMENAAGIDNQGESILSSMRQWDAPQEATPPWLQMTKPIICAVNGIACGAGMDLVTTADITIASERASLMDPHVSIGVTSGREGVRLARILPLPVAMRLILMGRHEQLDAQRCYDLGIFTEVVAHDTLMDRAWEIADIVNSNAPLAVRGSRMAVRKGLTLPIYEAELLAENYRMKVALTKDAIEGPRAFLEKRKPNWQAL; translated from the coding sequence ATGAGCAATTACGACACCGTCACGTTCGAGGTCTCCGGTCATACCGCGTGTGTGACGCTGAACCGCCCCGAAGTGCTCAACGCGATCAACGACGAGATGATCGCCGAGCTCGCCGAGGTGTACGCCGAGATCGAACGCTCGCAGGACATCTGGACCGTCATCGTCACGGGCGCAGGCAGGGCGTTGTGTGTGGGCGCCGACGTCAACAAGGCCGCCGACCACGACATGGAGAACGCGGCGGGGATCGACAACCAGGGCGAGTCCATCCTCAGCTCGATGCGCCAATGGGATGCCCCGCAGGAGGCGACACCCCCGTGGCTGCAGATGACCAAACCGATCATCTGCGCGGTCAACGGCATCGCGTGCGGTGCGGGCATGGACCTGGTCACCACGGCCGACATCACCATCGCGTCCGAGCGGGCGTCGCTGATGGACCCGCACGTGAGCATCGGCGTGACATCGGGCCGGGAAGGGGTCAGGCTCGCCCGGATCCTGCCGCTGCCCGTGGCCATGCGGCTGATCCTGATGGGCAGGCACGAACAACTCGACGCGCAGCGCTGTTACGACCTGGGCATCTTCACCGAGGTGGTCGCGCACGACACGCTCATGGACCGGGCGTGGGAGATCGCCGATATCGTCAATTCCAATGCGCCGCTTGCGGTGCGAGGATCGCGGATGGCCGTGCGCAAGGGTTTGACGCTGCCGATCTACGAAGCCGAACTGCTCGCCGAGAACTACCGGATGAAGGTGGCCTTGACCAAGGACGCCATCGAGGGCCCGCGGGCGTTCCTGGAGAAGCGCAAACCGAACTGGCAAGCGCTGTAA
- a CDS encoding TauD/TfdA family dioxygenase, translated as MPTAIYTEQVTHPMAWTGADFTSKEDFAFDLSSRNVAALESILAKTAHKDRDDITPEDARHPDLDDDLARLYREVMFGKGLACVRGFPVEQHSIDELERIYWAFCTHLGYLVSNNSFGHRMVRVQEEVLPNGVQPARGTKSSAELAMHNDAADILSLLCVYPAARGGESQFASGPAAHNRILDERPDLLPVLYQGFPHHRRSEQPDDQPDVTPYDVPVFSQIDGRICINFTYSSILPAMYTLGREFTPEQSEAIELLRTILVEQQVEFRLESGEAAVANNFAMCHSRSDFVSSTDPKKARCFLRAWMEVPREDRRLPIGREYFHMENKDLRLGYDPVPGRDGTIARNDYKNVNDELADMFKAAQAKPKIKR; from the coding sequence ATGCCCACCGCGATCTACACCGAGCAAGTCACCCACCCGATGGCGTGGACCGGCGCCGATTTCACGAGCAAGGAGGACTTCGCGTTCGACCTGTCGTCGCGCAACGTCGCCGCGCTGGAGTCCATCCTGGCCAAGACCGCGCACAAGGACCGCGACGACATCACACCCGAGGACGCCCGGCATCCCGATCTCGACGACGATCTCGCCCGGCTGTATCGGGAAGTGATGTTCGGCAAGGGCTTGGCGTGCGTGCGCGGATTCCCGGTCGAACAGCATTCGATCGACGAACTGGAGCGCATCTACTGGGCATTCTGCACGCACCTCGGTTACCTGGTGTCGAACAACTCCTTCGGGCACCGCATGGTGCGGGTCCAGGAGGAGGTGCTGCCCAACGGCGTGCAGCCCGCCCGAGGAACAAAGTCGAGTGCCGAGCTCGCGATGCACAACGACGCGGCGGACATCCTGTCGCTGCTGTGCGTCTACCCCGCCGCGCGGGGCGGTGAAAGCCAGTTCGCCAGCGGGCCCGCCGCGCACAACCGGATTCTCGACGAACGTCCCGACCTGCTGCCCGTGCTCTACCAGGGCTTCCCGCATCACCGGCGCAGCGAGCAACCCGACGACCAACCGGACGTGACTCCGTACGACGTGCCGGTGTTCTCCCAGATCGACGGACGGATCTGCATCAACTTCACCTACAGCAGCATCCTGCCCGCGATGTACACACTCGGTCGCGAGTTCACCCCGGAACAGAGCGAAGCCATCGAGTTGCTGCGCACCATCCTCGTCGAACAGCAGGTGGAGTTCCGCCTGGAGTCCGGTGAAGCGGCGGTCGCCAACAACTTTGCGATGTGCCACTCGCGGTCCGACTTCGTCAGCAGCACCGATCCGAAGAAGGCGCGCTGCTTCCTGCGGGCGTGGATGGAGGTGCCGCGCGAGGACCGCCGCCTGCCCATCGGGCGGGAGTACTTCCACATGGAGAACAAGGATCTGCGGCTCGGCTACGACCCCGTGCCGGGGCGCGACGGCACGATCGCGCGCAACGACTACAAGAACGTGAACGACGAGTTGGCCGATATGTTCAAGGCAGCGCAGGCGAAACCTAAAATCAAGCGATGA
- a CDS encoding acetyl-CoA acetyltransferase, protein MPQNRVAVVGAALSDCGRTPDKTAVALMAQAARRALADAGLTKDDVDGLGAHGTLLPPVEVSEYLGLRPAWVDATNVGGSSWEVMAGHAAAAIAAGEIDVALLTYGSTARSDVKRRVRPSAAALSTGGAMQFEAPYGATLIAKYAMAARRHMIEYGTTEDQLAEVAVAAHEWAAMNENAFERDRITAADVASAPMLADPFTAKHVCLRTDGGGAVVLAGERVAKDCAKEPVWILGAADAASHVSMSEWADFTTSAAALSGPRAFAQAGVSPADIDVCQLYDSFTSTVLLTVEDLGFCAKGEGGPFIASGALRPGGALPTNTDGGGLASCHPGMRGMFLMVEAVRQLRGECGERQVDGARLACVHAMGGFFTHSATMILGRQ, encoded by the coding sequence ATGCCCCAAAACCGGGTCGCGGTCGTCGGTGCCGCACTGTCAGATTGCGGACGAACGCCCGACAAGACCGCAGTGGCGCTGATGGCCCAAGCCGCACGACGCGCCCTGGCGGACGCGGGCCTGACGAAGGACGACGTCGACGGCCTCGGCGCCCACGGCACGCTGCTGCCCCCGGTCGAGGTGAGCGAGTACCTGGGCCTGCGGCCGGCGTGGGTCGACGCCACCAACGTCGGCGGATCGTCGTGGGAGGTCATGGCCGGGCACGCGGCGGCCGCGATCGCCGCGGGCGAGATCGACGTCGCCCTGCTGACATACGGTTCGACCGCCCGCTCCGACGTCAAACGCCGGGTCCGGCCCTCGGCAGCGGCGCTGAGCACCGGCGGCGCCATGCAGTTCGAAGCGCCCTATGGCGCCACGCTGATCGCCAAGTACGCCATGGCGGCCAGACGCCACATGATCGAATACGGCACCACCGAAGACCAGCTGGCCGAGGTCGCCGTCGCCGCGCACGAGTGGGCGGCCATGAACGAGAACGCCTTTGAGCGGGACCGGATCACCGCTGCGGATGTCGCTTCGGCGCCGATGCTCGCCGACCCGTTCACCGCCAAGCACGTGTGCCTGCGAACCGACGGCGGTGGCGCCGTCGTGCTGGCCGGCGAGCGGGTGGCCAAGGACTGCGCCAAGGAACCGGTCTGGATCCTCGGCGCCGCCGACGCGGCATCGCACGTGAGCATGAGCGAGTGGGCCGACTTCACGACATCCGCTGCCGCACTGTCGGGTCCACGCGCGTTCGCGCAAGCCGGGGTCAGCCCGGCCGACATCGACGTCTGCCAGCTCTACGACTCGTTCACCTCGACGGTCCTGCTCACGGTGGAGGATCTCGGCTTCTGCGCCAAGGGCGAGGGCGGTCCGTTCATCGCCTCCGGGGCGCTGCGGCCCGGCGGTGCGCTGCCCACCAACACCGACGGCGGGGGCTTGGCGTCCTGTCACCCGGGTATGCGCGGGATGTTCCTGATGGTGGAGGCGGTCCGGCAACTGCGTGGGGAATGCGGGGAGCGTCAGGTCGACGGCGCACGGTTGGCCTGCGTTCACGCGATGGGCGGCTTCTTCACCCACAGCGCGACGATGATCCTCGGGAGGCAGTGA